The region TTTTTCCGCACCGCTGCTGCAGCCGCTGGGCATCCGGTTGATGTTGTATCCAGGCAAGGGTTATTCGGCCACCTATCCGATACTTGACCCCGCCAGCGCGCCGACCGTATCGCTGACGGACGACGGCCACAAACTGGTATTTTCGCGCCTGGGCGAGCGCCTGCGCGTGGCCGGAACGTGCGAGCTGAACGGCTACACGCGCGAACTGAACCCCGTGCGCTGCGCCGCCATCACGCGCAGAGTGCAAGCGCTGTTCCCTGATGCCTGTGATTACAGCGACCCCGTCTACTGGGCCGGCTTGCGCCCCCTGACACCCTCGAACGTGCCCTACATCGGCGCCACGCGCTACCGCCAGCTCTTCCTCAACACGGGCCACGGCACCCTGGGCTGGACCATGGGCTGCGGCGCGGGCAAGGCGATCGCCGAGCTCGTATCCGGGCGGCGGCCTGAAGTCGATTTTGCGTTTTGCGGGGAACGCTTGGCGCCGCAGTCTGCGGTAGAGGAATTCCGGGGTCAGACCCGCCGGGTCTGACCCCAGCTTTAACTTAGGAGATCACGATGAGAGACGCCACCACCCCCAGCCAGCCACCGACCGGCCTGACCCTGGCCGGCACCACTTACCAGTCGCGTCTGCTGGTGGGCACCGGTAAATACAAGGATTTCGAGGAAACGCGTCTGGCCATCGAAGAGAGCGGCGCCGAGATCGTCACCGTCACGATACGGCGCGTGAATATCGGCCAGGAAAAGGGCGAGCCGAACTTGCTCGACTTCATCCCGCCGTCGAAATACACGATCTTGCCCAACACGGGAGGCTGCTACAACGCGCGCGACGCTGTCTACACCCTGCAACTGGCGCGTGAGCTGCTGGGTGGGCACCCGCTGTGCAAGCTGGAAGTATTGGGCGACGAAAAGACCCTGTTCCCGAATATGCCGGAAACGTTAAAGGCGGCCGGGGAGCTGGTGCGCGACGGCTTCCAGGTGATGGTGTATTGCAGCGACGATCCCATCCAGGCGCGCATGCTGGAAGACCTCGGCTGCATCGCCGTCATGCCGCTGGCGTCATTGATCGGCTCGGGCATGGGCATTCTGAATCCGTGGAATCTGTCGCTGATCATCGAGCAAGCCAGGGTTCCCGTGCTGGTCGATGCCGGTGTCGGCACGGCGTCGGACGCGGCCATC is a window of Janthinobacterium rivuli DNA encoding:
- a CDS encoding thiazole synthase, which gives rise to MRDATTPSQPPTGLTLAGTTYQSRLLVGTGKYKDFEETRLAIEESGAEIVTVTIRRVNIGQEKGEPNLLDFIPPSKYTILPNTGGCYNARDAVYTLQLARELLGGHPLCKLEVLGDEKTLFPNMPETLKAAGELVRDGFQVMVYCSDDPIQARMLEDLGCIAVMPLASLIGSGMGILNPWNLSLIIEQARVPVLVDAGVGTASDAAIAMELGCDGILMNTAIAAAREPIRMARAMKLAVQGGREAYLAGRMPRRAGVMSASPSSPMAGLIA